The DNA sequence GAAATAATAAGTGAAACAGCCCTTCTTTCTTACCTAGAGACGGGGAGTTGCATTGTCCCCATTGGAAGGCCAACATCTGTTTCTAGGAGGCGCAGGGAGAACACCTGCCTGACAATGCCAGCCTGGCCCAGTGGCAGGCCTCGAGGCAAATGCCAGCCCAGGACACCCTGTCCTTCTGCTCCCGAGAACAaccacacaaaatgcaaaaaggccTTCCTCCTCTACACTGCCTCCCTCCCGTCCTCCAGGATCTCACACCTCTGTGACTGTCCCAATGTGGGCCTGGAGTTGTCACCTGGGCCTGGGCTTGCTCCCCAGGACACTCCTCCATGATCCTCAGTAAGCCTCTCCTGCTTCCCAGAACCTCCTGCACATTGTGACCTTTCAGGCAGCTCTTAGGCAATCCCTTCCCTAGGCCAAGGTTGGGTCAGAAAATGGCCATTTCCTGGTGGCACACCTGTGCCCTGCCTCAAGCTGGGAAGTGGCTTTGCCTTAGGGGGATTCACCACCATTGGGATTTTTttctataggatttttttttctatagaaaataCTGTTTCTCTTAAACTTCCAAGCACCTGATAATTTCACAAATGGGGCCCCATCAGAAAATGGCAAACTACTAAAATGCACATATGCCCTACATTTTTTAAGGTATCCACACCTGACCACTGAAGGGATAGCAGGAAGAAGCTGCCACAACAGCTGTGGGGGCGCAGTCTTGGGAAATATCAGGGATGGAAGAGTTAGAGCCTCCCCTCCTGGCTAACCCAAGTTATTTCCCACTCTTCATTTGTGCATGCTTCAAACTTCAGCATCAAGAGAACTCAAAGCAAAGAGCAATTCCACAAGAGCACATTTtgcttttatgcaaatatcaTCCATAAGATGGTTTGTCATCTCCACTCCCCAAACCCCATGTGTTCCCTTCTCTGCTACCTGCAGCAGGGGCCATGAGGCGGCTTTGGGTGACTAGGCAGCATGGCAGGTGGTGAGGCACACAGTCACTGCTGCAGGCAGGCCCACCCCTAACCCCTGACCCCCCTCTGACTTCCCAGCAAACAGTATGAAGGAGATGATGTCATAGAACTCTGGGGTCTCCTGTACCTTCTCAGATGTGATTTCTCCAACAGTTGCCACCCGTCCTCTCCACACAGCTCAGGGAGGGATGCCTTCTGCCAAAGAACATGAGCTCAGACTCATTCATATCTACGCTGGCTCTAAGGCAAAATCCCCATCCAACCAGGTTAAGGAGAGCAAATCTCCAAGACACTGGGTCAAAGCAAGTGAGTGCACATCTACAATGGCTAGAGGTAAGAGATCCTCTACATAAGGTAACTGAGTCCCCATCTACACTGGCTAAAggcaattgtgtgttcccttgtaCACTGGCTGAGGTGAGTAAGTCTATCTAAATTGAACAGGAGAGAGGCACAGTGATCCAGGCCTTCGAGAGGATGCCTGGTGGCCTCCAGCCCTCAACTCAGGgacccttctccctcccccatcacccttttctttttttttttttttggaacatcAATTTGACTATGCAATTtgagaaaaacaaatttattaaCATCTCTGTCATCTCAGGATCATGGGAGAAAGGACAGAGAAGAGCAGGGTAAGGGAAGGGCCCCAGGGAAAATAGTCTCATTTGATGTCCCTGGCAGGTGGGGGTAGGGGAGAGTCCTGATGTTCAGGTAGATCCAGGTGTGCTCCTGGCTGGACCCCATGTGGAGAAGCCCAGCCAGTAGATACTCTCAGTCCTGCAGCTGTTGGAGTCCATGTGACAAATGTCAACATAGTGACAGCATCCATGGAGCAAAGGCTCCTCTGGCTGGCTGTTTCTTCGTTTGGTCCATCTGAACTGTCCATTTATGTAGGAACCACCCGATTTGTGAACCTAGCAGGTTTCTGCTCTCCTGGTGTAGGAGCCTCATTTTCGCCAACACACGAGGGTGTGTAACAGCACAGTCTGCGCAAGCAGGCAGCCATCCTCCGCCTCACCCGCTTCCAGCCCTTCCTGTGGCCCCAGGGACACCCTGTGGTGGCATCTTGGGAGACATAGCTTTCTGTTGTTGATGGGCAGTGTTGGGGTGAGTCGGACACAGAGTGATGCTGGGAGGCTAGCCTGGGAGTGGGGGGCTTCTCATGCAGGCAGCGGAGACTAATGGCAGGCCAGCTGGCCCTTCTGAAGTCCTTCTGCCCTGACTCCTTGGCCTCCTGAGGCTGATGATGCTCACAGGGCAAGGGGAAGGTGTGAAGGGCAGGCTCACTCGCCCTCCTCTGCGGGAGGGCAGGGGAAATGGAAGgatcccttctcacaggcttcatGCAGCCTGCCCCCTGGCTTATCTGCTGCTGGATTATGAGATAGGAAGCCATCACCTCATCAAACTTTCTCTGGGACAGCGACACCCAGGTACTGTAAGGGTCGTACCCCATGTCGAACAGCATTGTCAGTACTGTGGGGTCTGAGAGGTTGGGGATGGGCACATCATGGAAAGGTAACTTCTCCTCACCCTGATTCAGCCACGGGTCCGCCAAGATCTCCTCTGCCGAGGGGCTTGCTCCTGGGTCCTCTGCCAGGATTTTCCTGATGAGCCTTTGTGCTTCGGGGGACACGTGCTGGGGAAATTCCAACTCGGGGTGTAAGATGTCATGCGGGCGGTTCCCTGTCAACATAAAGTTCAAAATGATACCCAGTTGCCAGGTGTCCATTGTGGGGCCCTCCAGAGGGCCCCAGGCTCTGTCCCATTCTTGCCCAGGCTTGAGAACGGTGCTTAAGCCAAAGTCGATGATTCGGATGTTGCCTCTGGCATCCAGCACAATGTTTTCGGGCTTCAGGTCTCCATGCAAGATGTGCATCTTGTGGCAGTAGCACACCGCACAGGTGATCTGTCTGAACAGTCTCcgggcctcctcctcctcctgcataCCCCCAGGTGGGACGAGGTCAAAGAGTGATCCCCTGCCTCCATGCTCCATCACCAGGTAGACATATTGGTGGGTTTCAATAACCTGAAAGAGGTGGATCACATTCGGGTGGTTCAGGGTCTTCATCGCCAGTTTTTCAGAGCAGGTCAAACTCCTCCAAAGTCTCTTTGGCAGGATTTTCACTGCCACTTCTACCCCAGTGCGCAGATGGCGGGCTAGGATCACCTTACCAAATACCCCATGCCCAATGTCCTTCAAGACCTGGTAATGGTCTTTGAAGGCCTTCTCCTGGCAGGAGCCAGGCCACTTTGGCCCTACACTAGACTCACTACTCTTACTATGCATCCTAAGCAGGAACACCAACTAAGGATGCTagctaaaaacaaaataagaaactaaaacaacaaaccaaaatcaaaaaataaaacaagacaaaacaaaaaacccaaatcaaAGAACCAATCGCCAAAGCACACAACCACCAACCGCCAACCACCAAACGCACTAACTAGCTGGGAGTCCGACAGGTCACCACCAAGAGCTTCCTGTACTTATGGACAAAAACCCAGCCTCAGTCACTCTGTTATATACCCGGGGATTGAGACTCCCTCACAATGGCTCCTTGTGAGGTCAGAGCAAGAAATGGCCCAATCATGCCTAGGCATCATCTCCAGTGGCCATGTCCCTTTGGTCCTACAGGAACTTTTCTAGTTTCAGAGTAAGAATAAGAAAGGACTTCATAAGCTTTATGCTTCAATGGGTTATGGAAACTGATATTtatgctttaaaaattaaaaatcatacaGTACTTCAGTGGACTTTTCCTTTCAAGTCTGAAAGTCTGTTGTTTAACTTTGGCTTTGAAAGACCTCATCATATCTACACTCAAGGTATCCAACTGCTTTTTCTTCCAACACTGAATAAGGGTGTCAAAGAATGGTAGCACCTAACTCATATTGTGATATTCTTAACAAAATGCTCTGTTCCCTAAGACACTTTAGATCACAATATACATACCTATGGGGTTGAGAGAGAGGAAGGGCTCATCATAATTTCCCCTAAGATTGTCATCAGATCTCTCATTAGAAAAACTGGAGCACAAAACAGAGTTGAAATATTCAAGCAATAAAGGACAAACTCTAGAAACCAAGAATCCTAGAACCAGTAAAAGTGTCCTTCCCTTCATAGTAGTATAATTAAATGCCTTAGACTGCGTGATGTATTAACAAATTAACTAGTCCCAGTTCAGTAGACTGTCGAGTTCAAAGTCAAAGCACACTTTGGTGCTGTGTATTCATATGAAGGAAGGGCAGAAGGGTGGAACTCATTCTATCAAGAACCCCCTatccttttatttgtttgtttgtttgttttgtacttaCTGGCAACACATCAACCTGAGCCTCATACACTTCAAGCCTGTGTTCTGCCActaaggtacatccccagcctttagaTTGCtagacaagttcttgctaagttactcAGGCTGGGCTTGAACATGTGACTCAAGCGGATAGGCTTATACCCTCTTGTGGTTTAAaaatgaggtgttccccaaaagctgctGTGTTAAGGCAGGACTATTCAAAAGTAAAAGTTTCTGGATTGGGAAAACTGTACCTGATCAGACCCTCCTAGTTccaatggactaactgggtgggcAGGTAgtatgtgactggaggaggtgggccattGGGGTAATGCCCTGAAATGGTGATACTTCCCTGTGTCGCCttcccctctttctgttcccttattGTCATGAAAGGAGCAGCTTTCCATGGCTTGGTCCTTGcctcatgatgtgctgcctcctgTTGAGCCCAGAGCAA is a window from the Callospermophilus lateralis isolate mCalLat2 chromosome 12, mCalLat2.hap1, whole genome shotgun sequence genome containing:
- the LOC143411447 gene encoding sperm motility kinase Z-like, giving the protein MHSKSSESSVGPKWPGSCQEKAFKDHYQVLKDIGHGVFGKVILARHLRTGVEVAVKILPKRLWRSLTCSEKLAMKTLNHPNVIHLFQVIETHQYVYLVMEHGGRGSLFDLVPPGGMQEEEEARRLFRQITCAVCYCHKMHILHGDLKPENIVLDARGNIRIIDFGLSTVLKPGQEWDRAWGPLEGPTMDTWQLGIILNFMLTGNRPHDILHPELEFPQHVSPEAQRLIRKILAEDPGASPSAEEILADPWLNQGEEKLPFHDVPIPNLSDPTVLTMLFDMGYDPYSTWVSLSQRKFDEVMASYLIIQQQISQGAGCMKPVRRDPSISPALPQRRASEPALHTFPLPCEHHQPQEAKESGQKDFRRASWPAISLRCLHEKPPTPRLASQHHSVSDSPQHCPSTTESYVSQDATTGCPWGHRKGWKRVRRRMAACLRRLCCYTPSCVGENEAPTPGEQKPARFTNRVVPT